From the genome of Solidesulfovibrio carbinolicus, one region includes:
- a CDS encoding LytR/AlgR family response regulator transcription factor — MDRIAALLVHPDPAVRTALRTELCRVDFIRVLGEAADAYEASELLRAIPYGLLFCGVDLGGEMGGFELAEALAAAKRQPGLVFIAADETRAFRAFELGAADYLLWPFTPQRFAQTLDRLARFRPAFREAPPPEWRAAAAPRPGQDDDGDDEAGGEETVRLPLEEDEEDRFLSALRQAWDPRHERAVDIEKLPITLDGRTILLPYTQILFIEAYEDYSFVHTASQKMLTSYRLKNLEERLRPHRFFRVHRKYLVNLDQVTEIATLPGGNFMLRTAGKTRIELPIGRRRIGELKQILGL, encoded by the coding sequence ATGGACCGCATCGCCGCGCTCCTTGTCCATCCCGATCCGGCCGTGCGCACGGCGCTGCGGACCGAGCTTTGCCGCGTCGACTTCATCCGAGTGTTGGGCGAGGCGGCCGACGCCTACGAAGCTTCCGAGCTGTTGCGCGCCATTCCCTACGGCCTGCTCTTTTGCGGCGTGGACCTTGGGGGGGAAATGGGCGGCTTCGAGCTGGCCGAGGCGCTCGCCGCCGCCAAACGCCAGCCCGGGCTGGTTTTCATCGCCGCCGACGAAACGCGCGCCTTTCGCGCCTTTGAACTGGGCGCGGCCGACTATCTGCTGTGGCCGTTCACCCCCCAGCGTTTCGCCCAGACCCTGGACCGGCTGGCCCGGTTCCGGCCGGCCTTCCGCGAGGCTCCGCCGCCGGAATGGCGGGCGGCCGCCGCGCCACGCCCGGGCCAGGACGACGACGGCGACGACGAGGCCGGCGGCGAGGAAACCGTGCGCCTGCCCCTGGAAGAGGACGAGGAGGACCGGTTCCTGTCGGCCCTGCGCCAGGCCTGGGACCCGCGCCACGAACGGGCCGTGGACATCGAAAAGCTGCCCATCACCCTGGACGGCCGCACCATCCTTTTGCCCTACACCCAGATCCTTTTTATCGAGGCCTACGAGGACTATTCCTTTGTCCATACCGCCAGCCAGAAGATGCTGACCTCGTATCGCCTCAAAAACCTTGAAGAACGCTTGCGGCCCCACCGCTTTTTCAGGGTCCACCGCAAATACCTCGTCAATCTCGACCAGGTGACCGAGATCGCCACCCTGCCCGGCGGCAACTTCATGCTGCGCACCGCCGGCAAAACCCGCATCGAGCTGCCCATCGGCCGCCGCCGCATCGGCGAGCTCAAGCAGATCCTCGGTCTGTGA
- the acs gene encoding acetate--CoA ligase, producing the protein MPPTTGTLDALLVEQRVFRPAPATVIEANIKPHDLAEAYALAGADHLAFWEKAALELEWRRKWDAVLDASNPPLYRWFPGAQGNIAHNALDRHVHAWTKNKLALIWEGEAGDCRKFTYFELYREVNRLAGALRGLGVGRGDRVCLYMPPIPETVVAMLAAAKIGAPHVFVFAGYSAKALRERVNDSRAKVVITADGFYRGGRMIDLKAVVDEALPGVRPEAAESVVVVRRTGHDIDMQEPRDLYYHDLLRQESPEAPTEVMEADEPLFWLHTSGSTGKPKAVVHGHAGYMVGAHHTFRTVFDVKPTDIHFCTADPGWITGHTYGVYGPLLTGATVILYEGHPLYPQADRLPSIIERYGATIFYATPTLIRMLMRYGPQYPKKRDLSTLRLLGSVGEPLGPEAWMWLYKHFGGSKCPLLDTWWQTETGMAMIAPMPISVLKPGSVGKALPGIEAEVVDQAGAPVEPGQGGYLVIKKPWPAMCLGLEGDPAGYRAAYWERIPGMYFAGDVARRDEDGYFWIQGRADEVLNIAGHRVGTAEVEAALTAHRFVAEAAVIGLPDKIKGEVAKAFVVPDPGWIAAFPDADAFDAELRAHVRRELGPIVVMRSVELRDTLPKTTSGKILRRQLRKEELGEVG; encoded by the coding sequence ATGCCGCCGACGACCGGAACCCTGGACGCCCTGCTCGTGGAACAACGGGTGTTTCGCCCGGCCCCGGCCACGGTCATCGAAGCCAATATCAAACCCCACGACCTGGCCGAGGCCTACGCCCTGGCCGGCGCGGACCATCTGGCCTTCTGGGAAAAGGCGGCGCTCGAGCTGGAATGGCGGCGCAAGTGGGACGCCGTGCTCGACGCGTCGAACCCGCCCTTGTACCGCTGGTTTCCCGGAGCCCAGGGCAACATCGCCCACAACGCCCTGGACCGGCATGTCCATGCCTGGACCAAAAACAAGCTGGCGCTGATCTGGGAGGGCGAGGCCGGGGATTGCCGCAAATTCACCTATTTCGAGCTGTACCGCGAAGTGAACCGGCTGGCCGGGGCGCTGCGGGGCCTGGGCGTGGGGCGCGGCGACCGGGTGTGCCTGTACATGCCACCCATCCCCGAGACGGTTGTCGCCATGCTGGCCGCGGCCAAGATCGGCGCGCCCCACGTGTTCGTTTTCGCCGGCTATTCAGCCAAGGCCCTGCGCGAACGCGTAAACGACAGCCGGGCCAAGGTCGTCATTACGGCCGACGGCTTCTACCGTGGCGGGCGCATGATCGACCTCAAGGCCGTGGTGGACGAGGCCCTGCCCGGCGTGCGGCCCGAGGCGGCCGAGTCCGTGGTGGTGGTGCGCCGCACCGGCCACGACATCGACATGCAGGAGCCGCGCGACCTCTACTACCACGATCTCTTGCGCCAGGAATCGCCCGAGGCCCCCACCGAAGTCATGGAAGCCGACGAGCCGCTCTTCTGGCTGCACACCTCCGGCTCCACGGGCAAGCCCAAGGCCGTCGTCCACGGCCACGCCGGCTACATGGTCGGCGCGCACCACACCTTCCGCACGGTCTTTGACGTCAAGCCGACCGACATCCATTTCTGCACCGCCGATCCCGGCTGGATCACCGGCCACACCTACGGCGTCTACGGACCGCTTTTGACCGGCGCCACGGTCATCCTCTACGAAGGCCATCCGCTCTATCCCCAGGCCGACCGGCTGCCGAGCATCATCGAGCGCTACGGGGCCACCATTTTCTACGCCACGCCGACGCTTATCCGCATGCTCATGCGCTACGGGCCGCAGTATCCCAAAAAGCGCGACCTCTCGACCCTGCGACTGCTCGGCAGCGTCGGCGAACCGCTGGGGCCCGAGGCCTGGATGTGGCTGTACAAGCATTTCGGCGGCTCCAAGTGTCCGCTGCTGGACACCTGGTGGCAGACCGAAACCGGCATGGCCATGATCGCGCCCATGCCGATCTCGGTGCTCAAACCTGGTTCGGTGGGCAAGGCGCTGCCGGGCATCGAGGCCGAGGTGGTGGATCAGGCCGGCGCGCCGGTGGAGCCGGGCCAGGGAGGCTATCTGGTCATCAAAAAGCCCTGGCCGGCCATGTGCCTGGGCCTGGAGGGCGACCCGGCCGGCTACCGCGCCGCCTACTGGGAGCGCATCCCGGGGATGTATTTCGCCGGGGACGTGGCCCGGCGCGACGAGGACGGCTATTTCTGGATTCAGGGCCGGGCGGACGAGGTGCTCAACATCGCCGGCCACCGGGTGGGCACGGCCGAGGTGGAGGCGGCGCTGACGGCCCACCGTTTCGTGGCCGAAGCGGCGGTCATCGGGCTGCCCGACAAGATCAAGGGCGAGGTGGCCAAGGCGTTTGTCGTGCCCGATCCGGGCTGGATCGCCGCGTTCCCCGACGCCGACGCCTTCGACGCCGAGTTGCGCGCGCACGTGCGGCGCGAACTCGGCCCCATCGTCGTCATGCGGTCGGTGGAGCTGCGGGATACGTTGCCGAAGACGACCAGCGGGAAGATTTTAAGAAGGCAGTTGCGGAAGGAGGAGCTGGGGGAGGTAGGGTAG
- a CDS encoding type II toxin-antitoxin system HicA family toxin, translated as MNAKARKTLTAIFSDPVRSDFGWDEIEALFRALGADIRQGRGSRIRVALAGQTAVFHRPHPRPTLLKAAVKDLRAFLTSAGVIP; from the coding sequence ATGAACGCCAAGGCCCGTAAAACCCTGACCGCCATCTTTTCCGATCCGGTCAGATCGGATTTTGGCTGGGACGAGATTGAAGCGCTGTTTCGGGCTCTTGGGGCGGATATCCGCCAGGGACGAGGTTCGCGTATTCGCGTTGCCCTCGCCGGACAGACAGCCGTATTCCATCGTCCCCACCCACGCCCCACGTTGCTCAAAGCCGCCGTCAAAGACCTGCGCGCCTTTCTAACAAGCGCCGGAGTAATCCCATGA
- a CDS encoding type II toxin-antitoxin system HicB family antitoxin, translating to MNIMKYKDFIGEFEYDAEAKFFHGRVVNIRDTVTFEGASASELEQALADSVEDYLEFCRDLGREPDKPFSGKFNIRLTPQSHRLVATAAKACGKSLNAFAAEALERQARAVLG from the coding sequence ATGAACATCATGAAATACAAGGACTTCATTGGCGAATTCGAATACGACGCCGAAGCCAAATTCTTCCACGGCCGCGTGGTCAATATCCGCGACACCGTGACCTTCGAAGGAGCCTCGGCCAGCGAACTCGAACAGGCGCTGGCTGATTCCGTGGAAGATTATCTGGAATTTTGCCGCGACCTCGGCCGCGAGCCAGACAAGCCGTTTTCCGGCAAATTCAATATCCGCCTGACGCCCCAGTCCCACCGACTGGTGGCGACCGCCGCCAAGGCCTGCGGCAAAAGCCTCAACGCCTTCGCCGCCGAAGCCCTGGAACGCCAGGCCCGGGCCGTGCTCGGCTAG
- a CDS encoding double-cubane-cluster-containing anaerobic reductase, whose translation MSDAAHKAMWEKLDLDIEAHDGLLAVLGKFYGDIYLSQEGRLKGAEYLDFVLSEVHGLRIKEIQDAKAAGKKIVGTFCVFVPEELTLAAGAVQVGLCAGAKAGTELAETLVPRGTCDLIKSFVGFKLARLCPYTESCDLIVGETTCDGKKKAYEAFSQLANMHIMEVPQCKAPCDMTLFRSELVRYKEALEKLTGNAITAAALAEATKVVNAKRRALQRLSALRAADPAPISGRDALLINQISFYDDPVRFTAKINELCDEIEARVAAGQGVAPKKTPRLLLAGCPMAVPNWKLPYLIESSGAVIVGEESCIGERNTRDLTDETPADLDGMLDALAARYMQIDCACFTPNDERLDNIAALAKRLGADGVVHYGLLFCQPYAHEAMKVGKAMAAAGIPYLAIETDYGMEDAGQLKTRVEAFVETLA comes from the coding sequence ATGAGCGACGCGGCCCATAAGGCCATGTGGGAAAAACTCGACCTCGACATCGAGGCCCACGACGGATTGCTGGCGGTTTTGGGCAAATTCTACGGCGACATCTATTTGTCCCAGGAAGGACGCCTCAAAGGCGCTGAATACCTCGACTTCGTCCTGTCCGAAGTCCATGGGCTGCGCATCAAGGAGATCCAGGACGCCAAGGCCGCCGGCAAGAAGATCGTCGGTACGTTTTGCGTGTTCGTGCCCGAGGAGCTGACCCTGGCCGCCGGCGCGGTCCAGGTCGGGCTGTGCGCCGGGGCCAAGGCCGGCACGGAGCTGGCCGAAACGTTGGTCCCGCGCGGAACCTGCGACCTCATCAAATCCTTTGTCGGCTTCAAGCTGGCCCGGCTGTGCCCCTACACCGAATCCTGCGACCTCATCGTGGGCGAGACCACCTGCGACGGCAAGAAAAAGGCCTATGAGGCCTTTTCCCAGCTCGCCAACATGCACATCATGGAAGTGCCGCAGTGCAAGGCCCCGTGCGACATGACGCTTTTTCGCTCGGAGCTCGTGCGCTACAAGGAAGCGCTGGAAAAGCTCACCGGCAACGCCATCACCGCTGCCGCCCTGGCCGAGGCCACCAAGGTCGTCAACGCCAAGCGCCGGGCCTTGCAGCGCCTCTCCGCCCTGCGCGCCGCCGATCCGGCCCCCATTTCCGGCCGCGACGCCCTGCTGATCAACCAGATAAGCTTCTACGACGATCCGGTGCGGTTCACGGCCAAGATCAACGAACTGTGCGACGAGATCGAGGCCCGGGTCGCCGCCGGCCAGGGCGTGGCCCCCAAAAAGACGCCGCGCCTGCTGCTGGCCGGCTGTCCCATGGCCGTGCCCAACTGGAAGCTGCCCTATCTCATCGAAAGCTCGGGCGCGGTCATCGTGGGCGAGGAATCCTGCATCGGCGAGCGCAACACCCGCGACCTCACCGACGAGACCCCGGCCGACCTGGACGGCATGCTCGACGCCCTGGCCGCGCGCTACATGCAAATTGACTGCGCCTGCTTTACCCCCAACGACGAGCGCCTGGACAACATCGCCGCCCTGGCCAAGCGCCTTGGAGCCGACGGCGTCGTCCACTACGGTCTGCTCTTCTGCCAGCCCTACGCCCACGAGGCCATGAAGGTGGGCAAGGCCATGGCGGCCGCCGGCATCCCCTATCTGGCCATCGAGACGGACTACGGCATGGAAGACGCCGGCCAGCTCAAGACCCGGGTCGAGGCTTTCGTGGAGACCCTGGCGTGA
- a CDS encoding acyl-CoA dehydratase activase produces MSEVAGLDVGSRAIKLVVRREGETVLSRRLPTTFDPAGQLQELFAHGVPKRLAVTGYGRELARELYPQARAVTEIKAHALGAASLFPQAATLLDIGGQDTKAIALLPGGRVGRFEMNDRCAAGTGKFLEYVATAFGLSVAAFAALALTGDDPPLISSMCTVFAETEATTLMARGVSQANIALGLHKAVAGRTLAMLGRVGLTPPVVFVGGVAHNPCLVRLVAEAVGGQVLVPESPDMTGALGAALWLAAETA; encoded by the coding sequence GTGAGCGAGGTCGCGGGCCTGGATGTCGGCTCGCGGGCCATCAAGCTGGTGGTGCGGCGGGAAGGGGAGACCGTCCTCTCCCGCCGCCTGCCCACCACCTTTGACCCGGCCGGCCAGCTGCAGGAACTCTTTGCGCACGGTGTGCCCAAGCGTCTGGCCGTCACCGGCTACGGCCGGGAGCTGGCCCGGGAACTCTACCCCCAGGCCCGCGCCGTCACCGAGATCAAGGCCCACGCCCTGGGGGCCGCAAGCCTTTTTCCCCAGGCCGCGACACTGCTCGACATCGGCGGCCAGGACACCAAGGCCATCGCGCTTCTGCCCGGCGGCCGGGTCGGCCGCTTCGAGATGAACGACCGCTGCGCCGCCGGCACGGGCAAGTTCCTGGAATACGTGGCCACGGCCTTCGGCCTGTCGGTTGCCGCCTTTGCCGCCCTGGCCCTTACCGGCGACGATCCGCCGCTGATCAGTTCCATGTGCACGGTCTTTGCCGAGACCGAGGCCACCACCCTCATGGCCCGGGGCGTGTCCCAGGCCAACATCGCCCTTGGGCTGCACAAGGCCGTGGCCGGCCGCACCCTGGCCATGCTCGGCCGGGTGGGACTGACCCCGCCCGTGGTCTTTGTCGGCGGCGTGGCCCATAATCCCTGCCTCGTGCGATTGGTGGCCGAGGCCGTGGGCGGCCAAGTGCTGGTGCCCGAAAGCCCGGACATGACCGGCGCTTTGGGCGCGGCCCTGTGGCTGGCTGCCGAAACGGCCTGA